A part of Helicobacter fennelliae genomic DNA contains:
- a CDS encoding citrate/2-methylcitrate synthase: MSMSEAKKKTGGLAGVVAGESAICTCGLGNGLNYYGYAIEDLAQNCEFEEVAYLLQYAKLPNNKELEDYKEQIIAQRSLNENLKAVLRAIPKSAHPMNLMQAAVATLGSVESEENNFSDQDSKIIRLLGVLPSVLCYWHHYANFGKEISFDSDQKSIAGYFLEKLKLKTPKEEFIKAMHCSLILYAEHEFNASTFTARICASTKSDIFSCVAAAIGALRGPLHGGANEAAMHLIESFASVDSAIAGVNKKLENKELLMGFGHRIYGLGGDPRNALIKVWSKRLGGDTLLFEVSEAIENLMKEKKPNLPPNADFYSASTYHFMGIPTDYFTPIFIISRVSGWCAHIKEQRANNKLIRPSSTYIGPEPREFTHITKR; encoded by the coding sequence ATGAGTATGAGCGAAGCAAAGAAAAAAACAGGCGGTTTGGCTGGAGTTGTAGCTGGTGAGAGTGCGATATGCACTTGCGGGCTTGGAAATGGGCTGAATTATTATGGCTATGCGATTGAGGATTTGGCACAAAATTGTGAGTTTGAAGAAGTGGCATATCTTTTGCAATACGCCAAACTTCCAAATAATAAAGAGTTAGAGGATTACAAAGAGCAAATCATCGCGCAAAGAAGCTTAAATGAGAATCTAAAAGCGGTTTTAAGAGCCATACCAAAAAGCGCGCACCCGATGAATCTTATGCAAGCTGCGGTAGCGACTTTGGGAAGTGTAGAGTCGGAAGAAAATAACTTTAGCGATCAAGATTCTAAAATTATCAGGCTTTTGGGGGTACTACCTAGCGTGCTTTGCTATTGGCATCATTATGCAAATTTTGGCAAGGAGATTAGCTTTGATTCAGATCAAAAAAGTATAGCGGGATATTTCTTAGAAAAGCTCAAGCTTAAAACCCCAAAAGAAGAATTTATCAAAGCTATGCACTGCTCGCTTATCTTGTATGCAGAGCATGAATTTAACGCCTCAACTTTCACAGCTAGAATCTGTGCTTCGACAAAAAGCGATATTTTTAGCTGTGTGGCTGCAGCGATTGGGGCTTTGAGAGGTCCTTTGCATGGAGGGGCAAATGAGGCTGCAATGCACCTTATCGAAAGCTTTGCAAGTGTAGATTCTGCGATTGCAGGTGTCAATAAAAAACTAGAAAACAAAGAATTGCTTATGGGCTTTGGACACAGAATCTATGGGCTTGGTGGCGATCCTAGAAACGCACTCATCAAGGTATGGAGCAAGAGGCTTGGTGGCGATACACTGCTCTTTGAAGTCAGTGAAGCGATAGAAAATCTCATGAAAGAAAAAAAGCCAAACTTGCCACCAAATGCGGACTTTTATAGTGCTTCGACATATCATTTTATGGGGATTCCGACAGATTATTTCACGCCGATTTTTATCATAAGTCGCGTCAGTGGCTGGTGCGCTCATATCAAAGAGCAAAGGGCAAACAACAAGCTAATCCGTCCAAGTAGCACATACATAGGACCAGAACCTAGAGAATTTACACATATAACCAAACGATAA